The sequence AATTCAAGCCGTTGGTGGGCTCAACCATAAAATTGAAGGATTCTTTCGTGTCTGTAAATTCAGAGGCTTTACGAGCACCCAGGGGGTGATTATTCCGGCCTCCAATACTGAACATATTATCTTACGCGATGAAATTAGCGACGCCATTCGGGGTGGCAAATTTCATATTTGGGCAGTGTCAACAATTGATGAGGCCATTGGATTATTGATGAGTGCGGATGCGGGTAAGCCTGATAAAAATGGTAAATATACAAAAGAATCTGTTTATGGCTTAGTTCAAGATCAGCTGACTGTATTTTCTAAATCCTTGGAAAAACGTTAATATCAATTCTAAAATTTAATAATAAGAGGTGGATTGATTGCCTCCCAAATATCATATTTTTGCATAACTCTCTCAAAGAGGGTGGTCGAACTTATCGCCTCTAACCATCCTTTAAGATGAGGGTAGTCCTGACCATTAAACCAACCTGCATCAATCATGGACAATTGCCGAATAAAGGGGAAAATTGCCATATCCAGAAATGTTAAAGGTCCACTCCCCTCTCTTGTCTGGAGATAATTTTCTAACCTTAAAAGAAAGTGTGCGCACTCTTCCCGATAATTAACACCACTCTCTTCTTCATAACGGCCCGGATACTTATAGCGATCGAGAGATCGCTTAAAGGTTGTATCATTCTCTTGAATTAACGCTTCAGCCTCTGGCGTTATGTCCTTAAGATTTAAAGCCCATCGCATAATATCCAAACTTTGTTCTAAAACTCGACCATCCGAAAGGAGCAAAACCGGCACCGTTCCCTTGGGAGAAATAGATAACATATCTGCCGGCTTATTCTTTAATTTTATTTCCCGATGTTCATGAGGTATCTGAGCTGTATATAAAGCAAGACGTGCCCGCATCGCATAGGGGCACCGCCGAAATGAATATAAAATTGGCAAGTTTGTTGAGGACACAGTAATGACTTTCTGACGAAACTTCTTTGCCCAGTAATGACAAAATATTTTAAATATCACAAGTATTTCCAGCATCAATTCAGTTGCTTACTTATTCATTAGAACTAATTTCCTTGCACCGTGGGCAAAAATTGATTAGTAATGAAGTATGTGCGCCCATAGCTCAGCTGGATAGAGCAACGGCCTTCTAAGCCGCAGGTCGGGGGTTCGAATCCTCCTGGGCGCGCCATCTTTACGTAACTCATTGATTTTACGTAGAAGTTATTGCATTATAGTACTATAAAAATTTATTTTTTGTGAGGATCCATGGCTCGCGTTACCGTTGAAGACTGCGTTGAAGTAATTCCCAATCGATTTGACCTTGTGATGATTGCGGCTCGCCGTGCCCGCGAGTTATCTGCTGGGGCATCTATGACCATTGATCGTAAAAACGATCGCAATCCGGTCGTTGCTCTGCGTGAAATTGCAGGTCGAACTATTTCTGTAGACACCCTGAAAGACAGCCTTATTCGCTCTTTGCAACGCGTTTCATTTGCAGACGCCAGTGATGAAGAACTAGAAAGCGAATTTTTGGATGCCTTCTCCACTTCTCTTTCTGCTTTAGAAGATGATGAGGATGTTCCCACATCGCAGATGTTAGAGGCTGATGCCGAATCCCATCTTAATATCTCTGAAGAAGAGGATGGTACAGAGGCGTAAAACGCCTCTTTTTTACTTCTGATTAAGGAGAGATATGTTATTTTGTTCTCAGGGAGGACGAAAATGTATCAGATAACTTGTTTTATTGTTGCACTTTTTTACGGCTTTTGCGTTCAAGCAGATTCATCCAAAACACCTGCCTCTCTCGAAGAGATTAAATTATCTTTTTCGCCTATTGTAAAAAAAGTAGCACCCGCTGTTGTTAGCATTTATACTGTGCATGTTACTGAACGCCCCCTCCATCCTTTATTTGATGACGATTTCCTTAATAATTTTTTGGATTACTCCCAAGCCCCCCTCCGTCAAGAATTGTCAAAATCCATGGGCTCTGGCGTTATTATTAGCCCAGATGGAACTGTTATTACCTGTGCCCACGTTGTGCAGAACGCCAAAGCAATCGAAATCAGACTGTCGGATAACCGACAATTAAAAGGTAAAGTCACTATCATCGATCCGAAAAATGACCTCGCCGTTATAAAAATTCTTGATTTTGAAGGGGACATTCCCTTCGTGCCACTGGGGCAATCAAGCACCGTCGAAGACGGCGACTTAGTCCTTGCCTTTGGCAATCCTTTTGGGATTGGGCATACTGTTACCAGTGGTATTATTTCAGCAGTAACTCGAACAGTTGGGGATCGGGTGCTCATGCAAACTGACAGTGCCATTAATCCCGGTAATTCGGGGGGTGCTCTCGTTAATATGAAGGGGGAATTGATCGGCATTCCGAATGCAATTTTGTCCCGCACTGGCACCAATCTCGGGATTGGATTCGCCATTCCCATCGCCATTATCACTCCCTTATTATCTGCCAAAACGGAAGATGGTACTCTCAGCAGAGCCTGGGATGGGCTTAAAGTTGAAACGCTAGACCATGACAAAGCAGAATCTTTTGGATTAAAAAATCAAAAAGGCGTTCTTGTTTCCGCTATCCATCCAAGTAGTCCTGCAAAAACAGCGGGACTTCAAGTAAGCGATGTTATCATTAACATAAATGAGCATCCTATTGCTTCAGAAGAAGCTTACCGCCTAAAGCTTTTAGAAATAGAAATTGACAAGGAAATAAGGTACGCAATTAAAAGGAAGGGCGCGGATAAAACCATCACTTTTAAAGTAATTGCCCCACCGGATAATCCCAAGGCTGAGGAAACCGTCATCCAAGGACGAAATCCTTTATCCGGTATTAAAATTGCTAACCTTTCGCCTGCTTTGGCGCTTAAATATGGCTTTGATAGTCTACAAATCGGCGTCATCATCCTGGACGTCCCCGTGCGCAGCAGTCTGTTTGGAATACCTATTTTTCAATCAGGAGATATTATTGAAGAAGCCGATGGTAAAAAGGTAGAATCCGTCAAACAATTTACAACCTTACTCAAAGACAGTCTAAACAGATTAACCCTTCGGCAAGGCAATAAAAGAATCGATCTCCACCTGACAAATAGATAAAGAATACTTCAGGCGGGGCCCTTATAAAGACTTTGAAGAGCGGTCGGATTTATTCCTTTTATCTGGATACATTTGTTACGATGGGTGGCCCCCTGAATAATGGATAGTTGAGATTTAGCAATTTTTAGTTTTTTTGCTAAAAAAACCACCAAGGCTGTATTGGCTTTATTATCCTCAGCTGGTGCAGTCACACTTATTTTAAGCATTTGAGCCCCCCTGGCATCTTCATAGACACCTAAAATTGAGTTTTTCGCAGCCTTCGGCGTTAGACGAATGGATAAAAAAATCTCGTTATCTCGAACAGTATAAAACATACATCTTAATTTAGAAAAATTAACATTTATTTTACTATTATGGCTTATCTTTAAAATTACTTCAATTTGTTGTGTTGCGGGAGATGTGCATGAAAAATTCCTTATTAATAAGCTTATTATGTGTCACTAGTCTTACTCAGGTGGAAGGTGCCCCGCCAGTTGATTCAGGTTCCACGGCCATGGCTCCTGTTATTCGAGAACTTCCGACGAATTCACTTTATCAACGACAAGCTAAACAATTAGCTCCATCTTCCGGTAAGCAAAAGGTAACTAATCAACAGCGTTCAGCTCCGATGGTTGCCCAACATCGAGCTGCGCCTAAACAGCAAGCCAATCAATTAACTCAATCTTCCGATAAGCGAGAGAGGACCAATCAACAACGTTCAGCTCCGATGATTGCCCAACATCGAGTTGCGCCTAAACAGCAAGTCAATCAATTGGCTCAATCTCCAGATAAGCGAGAGGGGACCAATCAACAACGTTCTGCTCCGATGATTGCCCAACATCGAGTTGCGCCTAAACAGCAAGCCAATCAATTGGCTCAATCTCCAGATAAGCGAGAGGGGACCAATCAGCAACGTTCTGCTCCGATGATTGCCCAACATCGAGTTGCGCCTAAAACGGCGCTTCAAAAACAACCTCAAATGGGAATTTTTTTAACAGATGCGGAACTTGCTAAACAATACACCACTGTATTTGGACGGAAAGATTCTAAAAGTGTTGAAAAATTAACTGCTGGTATCTGGAATAACTATCTAACCACTCATAAAATGCCAGCTAATAATGACCCTCAACTTAAAACAATCTTGTTAGGCGCTTTCGAAAAGGAAGCACGAACCTTTTCACTGCTTAACATCCTTTCCAAAAAAGATCCAAAATTCCAAGAAGCTTATCAATTGAGTATGCTGACGATAAAAGTCCTAGACTTTTGCCTTCAAAATGATGGGACCAAATCATTTCCTCCTGAACAACGTCAAGCCATAGAACAACAGCAGAAGAGATATCAAGCCAATCCGGTTGCAGGAGATAGCTCAATTGGGCGTCTTATCCAGGTAAGCAGAGCCGCCAACATTTTGGAGGCCCCCTTGACTCCAACTGATGCGAGCTTACTCACTAAGCTTCAAGCAAAAGGTAAGTTGACCTCCGATGAAACAAAACGCCTGAAATCTATCGAAATTATGATTCAACAAGCCCCTACAAAATATAAGGGCACAGCAATAGGAAAGCTTTATGAGATCTGGAAAATGAATTATCCGCAAGGTCAAGGAATTGTAGCTAAAACCAGATCAGCCTTTTCTTCTGCAACAAATAAAGTCGGCGGGGCCCTTCAAAAAATCAACCCATTTAAGAAAAAGGCTAATACGGTGGCCTCCTCACAAGGATAAGTGCTTATAAAGATAAGACCGAAAAGTAATGTGCTATTGAAGGCGGCTCATTAAAGCCGTCTCTTGCGGCTTGAAGTCCTTCTAGGCTAAACTAAAAATAGATAATTTTCTATTGAAAGTCCTGTATGATCTTGGCCGCCCCCCCTTCAAAAATGACGTCCCCTTCCCTGCGCTCTACCCCTTGGGATGACCCACTTTTGCTTGAGGACCAACTCACGGATATGGAACGGATGATCCGCGATACAGCCCATGCGTATGCCCAAGAAAAACTCATGCCTCGCATTTTGATGGCTAATCGGAAGGAAGAATTTGATCCAGCCATTATGAAGGAATTGGGTGACCTTGGCCTGCTTGGGCTAACGCTAGAGGGGTATGGCTGCCATAATGCGGGCTATGTCAGTTATGGTTTGGTGGCGCGGGAAATTGAGCGCGTCGATTCTGCCTATCGGTCAGCCATGAGCGTTCAATCCTCCCTGGTCATGTATCCTATTTATGCTTATGGGTCTGAAGAACAACGCCAGAAGTATCTGCCCAAGCTTGCTAGCGGTGATCACATTGGTTGCTTTGGTTTAACGGAATCCGATTCAGGTTCCGACCCGTCGAGCCTGCGCAGCCGCGCTAAAAAAGTTGATGGGGGTTACACTTTACACGGCAGCAAGATGTGGATTACGAATTCTCCCCTCGCCCATATTATGGTGGTTTGGGTAAAATGTGAGGATGATAAAATCCGCGGCTTTATTCTTGAACGTGGCATGGGGGGATTATCAACGCCTAAAATCGACGGCAAAATGTCTCTCCGCGCTTCTGTTACCGGCGAAATTGTCATGGATAATGTATTTGTCCCGAGCGAAAATCTGCTCCCCCATGTCGAGGGGATCAAAGGGCCCTTTGGCTGTCTCAACAATGCCCGCTTTGGCATCGCCTGGGGGGCTTTAGGCGCCGCTGAATTTTGCTGGCATGCCGCTCGCCGCTATACAATGGAGCGCAAACAGTTTAATCGGCCACTTGCCGCCACTCAACTGATCCAGAAGAAACTCGCTGATATGCAAACAGAAATTACCTTAGCCCTCCAAAGCTGCCTGCGCGCCGGGCGACTTAAAAATGAGAGCTATGACATTCCAGAGGTTATTTCCATGATTAAACGCAACTCTTGCGGTAAAGCCTTGGATATTGCGCGCCTGGCTCGGGACATGCATGGGGGCAATGGCATTGTTGATGAATACGGTGTCATCCGTCACCTGATGAATCTGGAAACTGTCAATACCTATGAAGGAACCCATGATATCCATGCCTTAATTCTAGGACGTTACCAGACAGGCCTAGCTAGCTTTTAACATTTTAGCAATATAATTGGTGTTAAAGTGTAAATATAGAAATATAATTACACTGAAGTGCCATGAAATATTTCATTCTAGCCTTTTGCGCCATTTTAAGAGGGGGGGATGCCGCCGATCCAACCGAATGGGATAACAACCATTCTTTTATTTCCTCTCCTCTTTCTCACCCCCTCGATTTCTCACACCTCCCTTCTCAAAAACAAACCAGCACCCCGGATGTAACGTATGTCAATCTTGCTGCTTATGAGTTAGAAGACAAAGGGTGTGTTCCTCTTTTAACCCGCCTTATTCCCCACCATCATACCCTGGAACATCTTGATCTGAGTTTGAATAGATTAGGTAAAGAAGCTGCCCCTCATCTCACGACCCTAACTGATAGAGCTCTTAAGCTACGATATCTTGATTTGCGCCTTAATCAGTTCTCAGGTAACTCCTTGGTGCCTGTACTGAAGAATTTAGAACGGCACAACAAAATTAAATATTTGGACCTTAGCTTCAATTCCATTGACTCAACTGGTATTGATGCACTTTGCGACTTGACTCGCATTGCCACCTCTCTTCAACACCTTTCCCTTGATTTCATAGGGGTATCAAAGAATAAACGATTAGATCTTTTAAAATCTTTAGGTAAAAGCCCCTCCCTATCCCATGTCTCATTAGCTTACAATTTACTTGCAGGGAGCGGCAGAGAAATTGGCCAAATGATTAAGTCTGGTGAAACTCTAACAACACTCGGGTTAGCCCGCTGTGATTTAACGCTTGATGATTTCAAACACATTATTCAAGCAGTTAACACGCCCCTTCCCAAGTCTAGAAAATCTATCCTATCGACGATAGTCCAACCAAAAACTCGACGCATAACGCTTAAGCTAGAAAAAACTTGGGAAACTGAATTAATTGCTGCCCACTATGCACAGCATAAATTAGAAACGCCACAGATTACCTTATTGTTTCATTTGGGACCATCATGAGGTTAGGCGTAACTTACCTCTTAGTGGATAAGACAGTTTTTACGCGGTCAATGAAATAATTAGGATCAACCATGGCCTTTAAAGAATTGACCGCCACAACATGCCCACTCTTCAGTAAATCAGCCGTGGTCAATTGTTGATCATACGATCCTATAAATCCATGGGGGGCCACAATTTGTTTGGCTTTGGCATTATCATCAAAAAATATAGAAGTTACTTGAGGTAAATAAGGAAATGGTTTGGCATGAGATTCAATTTCGCCGTGACTATTCCACCATTGCCAATCATCTTTGACCGCATTAAAGGGGTCCGCATAGATGGCAGATATCTCCTCACACGGTTCACCTTTTACGAAATCGTGCCCTTTAAATTTTCCACGATATAAGCGGCCTTTCTGAAAACCCAAAACATTGGTAAGAGGATATCCCTTTTCGGCTAACAGATGGATAATGTCCGGAATATCCTGACCAAATGTTCGGAAGACCAACCGAACATCATATGCCGAGGTTTGGGCCCACGCCACTAACTTCCAGAAACTGGCATAAAGCGGACCCTCTTGATTCTTTAAGGCTGCCATAAGGTCATCGTATTTTGCCTGAGTTGCTTGCAAAACAGGATGCTGTTGTTTTTGTAACATCGGCAAAAATTCTAAATAGAGTTGCCGCCGCTTGTGCTTAATGGATTGATCTGCTTCTGCGCCTGGAATTAAGTGTTGCTCAACGTAATCCTGATATCGCATTTCTGGTAAATCGTCGCGCCATATCCCTGTTGTTTTTTTAGCTAGCTCATGAGTAACAGCAATTTCACTTGTTTTTCCTTGAACAGGATCAGCTGCCATAATGGTTCCGTTTACATCCAAATGAATCACGACTGTTTCTGACATCACTTGTCCTATCCCTAACATTATTCCTAACAATAGGCATCTCATAATCCCCTCCTTTTATACTAAAATTTTACTTTAATTTAAAAAAGTTAACGGATTGTTGGCCTCTATAATCCGTACTATACTAAAATTGTAACTCCAAAAAGGATATCAAACAATGCCTGCTCTTAAAACCATCTGCGTCTATTGTGGGGCTTCTACACGGGTTGATGCAGTTTATCGTGAAACCGCGGCTCGCACCGGCGAACTATTAGCGCGCTCAGGATTTAATGTTGTATACGGAGGCGGACGATTAGGATTAATGGGAATTGTGGCCGACAATGCGTTAGCTAATGGCGCCCATGTGACGGGAATCATTCCCACACTTTTGCAAGATATCGAAGGGGCCCACCCAGGTTTATCAGAAATTGAAATTGTTGATACCATGCACACCCGTAAACGCAAAATGTCTGAATTGGCTGATGCATTTATTATCTTACCCGGCGGTTTTGGAACATTGGATGAGTTATTTGAAATTCTGACATGGCGGCAGCTCCAGATGCATGACAAACCGATTGTAATTATTAACACCAACAGCTATTGGAATCCTCTCAAACTGTTGATTAGCAATATTATTGAAGAAAAATTTGCCACCCCAGCCCACGCAACGTTTGCGAAATTTGTTGCGAGCCCCGATGAGGCTATCGGTGCTTTAACGGATCTGCCTGAACCAGAGCTTGGATTTGCAGGGCAGCACGTTTAACCATAACCAAACCCGTATAAAAAACCTCTTTCAAATCACTGAAAGAGGTTTTCTATTTGTCGTCATGGTTTTTTGGTCTTAGACCATATGCTGACCGCCATTGGCAGTAATAGTTGATCCAGTGATAAATCCGGCTTTCTCATCTGCTAAGAAATTAACGATAAAAGCAACCTCTTCTGCTGTCCCCAGCCTTTTGGCAGGAATTTGATTGATAATTCCTTCTAGCACTTTTTCCGGCACGGATTTAACCATATCAGTATCAATATAACCTGGGGCAATGGCGTTTACCGTAATCCCTTTATTAGCGCACTCTAACGCTAAAGCTTTTGTAAATCCGATGACCCCCGCTTTTGCTGCCGAATAATTGACTTGGCCGATCTGCCCTTTTTGACCATTGATTGACGTTATGCTAATGATTCGCCCAAAACCCCGCTCTCTCATGCCGTTAATAACGCAATGGGCCATATTAAAGCAGGAAGTCAGGTTTGTGGCCACAACAGCATTCCACATGTCGGGAGTCGTTTTATGCATAAAGCCATCTCGGGTAATGCCAGCATTGTTAACCAGGATATCAATAGAACCATATTTTTCTTCGATATCAGCAAGATGTTTTCTGCAATCCTCATAATTACCAACATCCCATTTCATAACACCCACATTATGGGATTTTGAAAACTCCTGAGCGGCCGCATCATTACTGCTGTAATTGGCAACAACGGTGTAACCATTTTTCTTTAGTTCCGCAGAAATTGCAGCTCCAATGCCGCGCGTCCCGCCTGTAACAACCGCAACTTTTCCCATAAACACCTCACCTTAAAAGAATGAATCCTCTATACATAAAATTATATTAAAATATTTAATAAATTATTGCACTTAGGTTAATTTTTGGTTAACAAGAAAAGATGAAAAAGGAAGGTAGAGGTGTAAAAGGAGCCACCCAGCCGATGGTATAGTATGATCCTCTCGCGACCTGCTATTTACAGGTTAGAGCCGTAATGTTCAGACCACGGTCTAAACAGGGACAGCTCTATGAAGAATCAATTGTGGTCCGGGGATTCATGACCTGTCAAACTGGGCAGCATCTATATCATAGGGCTATTCTAGCTTAGATTCAATAGCTTTCAAACGTTTTTGCACATCTTTAAAGGCCCCGGCAATATCAAAATCCTCATGTTGATCTAGCTCATCTTCTGCAGACTGTAAAGCACCCACGACGACACCAATAAACAAGTTTAAGATCACAAAGACCATAACAACATAAAAGGTATAAAAGAATAACCACGCATAAGGGTAAAATTTTAAAACATCTCTTAAAACATTGTACCAATCATCCCCACTGAGAACTTGGAATAAAGTGTGTAACGCGGATCCCATATCTGTAAAGCGTGGGGCGTTTGGAAATAACAAAACACCCACGATACTAAAGGTGAAGAAAAGAATGAGCATAAGGACAAATACATTGCTGATGCCGGGTAAGGCCTTATAGAAACCCTGGACAACATGGCGCATCTTAGCGGAAACCTCAATAAAATAAAAAAGCCGCAAGGCGCGCAAAGCCCGCAAAATTTGGCTACTAAATCCAAGCGGTAAAGCCGAGCCCACAATGATAACAAAATCAAAGACGTTCCAAGGACTCCGGAAAAATAGAACGCCATTTGCCCACAAGCGTAAGCCAATTTCAGCCAGGAAAAACCCTAGAATAAGACGATCAACCATAACCAAATACTGATGCATCGGATCCTGGGGTGTACAATATGTCAACGCGGCAAGTATAACCGCATTGATAAGCACTAAACAGCCCACAATACCATGGACTATATTGCTTTCCATGATCTGGGCCAGTTTGCTTTCCCTTTTATAAAGACGTCTCATAACCATTCTCCCCTTTTTAAGTCTTATTATTAGTATGAAAAGCAATCAGAAATGATACAACCCCTTGTATATTTTCTTAAAAAGGAGTAAATTAACGTTTAGAGTTTTTTATTTTTCGTAAGAACGTAAATTTCTCTCCTTGCCATGGGATGAACCATGGCTTTAGCTTGAAGAACAAGTTTTATCCATAAGGAGTAACAATGAAACTGTATGAAACAGTGTTTATCGTCCGTCAGGATGCGACCCCTAATCAGGTCGAAACCTTGGCTCAGGACTACACAAAAATTATCCGCGACAATGGCGGAGACGTTGCTAAAACTGAATTCTGTGGGTTGCGCTCCCTTGCCTACCCCATTAAGAAAAATACGAAAGGTCACTATGTTTTGATGAATCTCAAAGCAGCGGCTGACATCGTTAAAGAAGTTGAGCGGCAAATGAAATTGAATGAAAACGTTCTACGTTATTTGACCATCAAAGTGGAAGCGCACGATCCAAATCCATCACCTTTGATGCAACAAAAGAATTTTAACCCTGATCGCAACCGTGGTTATGATGATGACCATGATGATCTTCTACCAACAGTGGCGGAGAGTGCATAATGGCAAGAGATAATGAAAGAACTCAAGAAAGAGGCGCTCCACAGCGTCGTCAATTCTTCCGTCGTCGCAAATCCTGCCCGTTCACCGGTGAAGGAGCGATGAAGATCGATCATAAAGATGCAAAGACATTGTTCAAATTTGTGTCAGAGCGGGGAAAAATGATTCCAAGCCGCATCAGTGCTGTATCCACAAAGAAACAGCGTGAATTGGCTATAGCTATTAAGCGCGCTCGTTACTTGGCCATTATGCCATATGTTAACGACTAAGCCATAGACGGAGAATTTTGATATGCAAATTATTCTATTACAACGAGTTGAAAAACTCGGTCAAATGGGTGATGTCGTTGAAGTCAGCA is a genomic window of Candidatus Paracaedibacter acanthamoebae containing:
- a CDS encoding glutathione S-transferase N-terminal domain-containing protein, producing MLEILVIFKIFCHYWAKKFRQKVITVSSTNLPILYSFRRCPYAMRARLALYTAQIPHEHREIKLKNKPADMLSISPKGTVPVLLLSDGRVLEQSLDIMRWALNLKDITPEAEALIQENDTTFKRSLDRYKYPGRYEEESGVNYREECAHFLLRLENYLQTREGSGPLTFLDMAIFPFIRQLSMIDAGWFNGQDYPHLKGWLEAISSTTLFERVMQKYDIWEAINPPLIIKF
- the rpoZ gene encoding DNA-directed RNA polymerase subunit omega, with protein sequence MARVTVEDCVEVIPNRFDLVMIAARRARELSAGASMTIDRKNDRNPVVALREIAGRTISVDTLKDSLIRSLQRVSFADASDEELESEFLDAFSTSLSALEDDEDVPTSQMLEADAESHLNISEEEDGTEA
- a CDS encoding trypsin-like peptidase domain-containing protein, with protein sequence MYQITCFIVALFYGFCVQADSSKTPASLEEIKLSFSPIVKKVAPAVVSIYTVHVTERPLHPLFDDDFLNNFLDYSQAPLRQELSKSMGSGVIISPDGTVITCAHVVQNAKAIEIRLSDNRQLKGKVTIIDPKNDLAVIKILDFEGDIPFVPLGQSSTVEDGDLVLAFGNPFGIGHTVTSGIISAVTRTVGDRVLMQTDSAINPGNSGGALVNMKGELIGIPNAILSRTGTNLGIGFAIPIAIITPLLSAKTEDGTLSRAWDGLKVETLDHDKAESFGLKNQKGVLVSAIHPSSPAKTAGLQVSDVIININEHPIASEEAYRLKLLEIEIDKEIRYAIKRKGADKTITFKVIAPPDNPKAEETVIQGRNPLSGIKIANLSPALALKYGFDSLQIGVIILDVPVRSSLFGIPIFQSGDIIEEADGKKVESVKQFTTLLKDSLNRLTLRQGNKRIDLHLTNR
- a CDS encoding DUF167 domain-containing protein; this translates as MFYTVRDNEIFLSIRLTPKAAKNSILGVYEDARGAQMLKISVTAPAEDNKANTALVVFLAKKLKIAKSQLSIIQGATHRNKCIQIKGINPTALQSLYKGPA
- a CDS encoding acyl-CoA dehydrogenase, with amino-acid sequence MTSPSLRSTPWDDPLLLEDQLTDMERMIRDTAHAYAQEKLMPRILMANRKEEFDPAIMKELGDLGLLGLTLEGYGCHNAGYVSYGLVAREIERVDSAYRSAMSVQSSLVMYPIYAYGSEEQRQKYLPKLASGDHIGCFGLTESDSGSDPSSLRSRAKKVDGGYTLHGSKMWITNSPLAHIMVVWVKCEDDKIRGFILERGMGGLSTPKIDGKMSLRASVTGEIVMDNVFVPSENLLPHVEGIKGPFGCLNNARFGIAWGALGAAEFCWHAARRYTMERKQFNRPLAATQLIQKKLADMQTEITLALQSCLRAGRLKNESYDIPEVISMIKRNSCGKALDIARLARDMHGGNGIVDEYGVIRHLMNLETVNTYEGTHDIHALILGRYQTGLASF
- a CDS encoding TIGR00730 family Rossman fold protein — protein: MPALKTICVYCGASTRVDAVYRETAARTGELLARSGFNVVYGGGRLGLMGIVADNALANGAHVTGIIPTLLQDIEGAHPGLSEIEIVDTMHTRKRKMSELADAFIILPGGFGTLDELFEILTWRQLQMHDKPIVIINTNSYWNPLKLLISNIIEEKFATPAHATFAKFVASPDEAIGALTDLPEPELGFAGQHV
- the phbB gene encoding acetoacetyl-CoA reductase, which gives rise to MGKVAVVTGGTRGIGAAISAELKKNGYTVVANYSSNDAAAQEFSKSHNVGVMKWDVGNYEDCRKHLADIEEKYGSIDILVNNAGITRDGFMHKTTPDMWNAVVATNLTSCFNMAHCVINGMRERGFGRIISITSINGQKGQIGQVNYSAAKAGVIGFTKALALECANKGITVNAIAPGYIDTDMVKSVPEKVLEGIINQIPAKRLGTAEEVAFIVNFLADEKAGFITGSTITANGGQHMV
- a CDS encoding ion transporter, yielding MRRLYKRESKLAQIMESNIVHGIVGCLVLINAVILAALTYCTPQDPMHQYLVMVDRLILGFFLAEIGLRLWANGVLFFRSPWNVFDFVIIVGSALPLGFSSQILRALRALRLFYFIEVSAKMRHVVQGFYKALPGISNVFVLMLILFFTFSIVGVLLFPNAPRFTDMGSALHTLFQVLSGDDWYNVLRDVLKFYPYAWLFFYTFYVVMVFVILNLFIGVVVGALQSAEDELDQHEDFDIAGAFKDVQKRLKAIESKLE
- the rpsF gene encoding 30S ribosomal protein S6, with the protein product MKLYETVFIVRQDATPNQVETLAQDYTKIIRDNGGDVAKTEFCGLRSLAYPIKKNTKGHYVLMNLKAAADIVKEVERQMKLNENVLRYLTIKVEAHDPNPSPLMQQKNFNPDRNRGYDDDHDDLLPTVAESA
- the rpsR gene encoding 30S ribosomal protein S18, translating into MARDNERTQERGAPQRRQFFRRRKSCPFTGEGAMKIDHKDAKTLFKFVSERGKMIPSRISAVSTKKQRELAIAIKRARYLAIMPYVND